The following are encoded in a window of bacterium genomic DNA:
- a CDS encoding AbrB/MazE/SpoVT family DNA-binding domain-containing protein, giving the protein MMSVKVLPKYQITIPKVIREKMHLHLGDALVIEEEDKETMIIKKGKTIYDYIGSLPNLGISIEKIREKAIKEAMKDE; this is encoded by the coding sequence ATGATGAGTGTAAAAGTTTTGCCAAAGTATCAAATAACGATCCCTAAGGTAATTCGGGAAAAGATGCATTTGCATTTAGGGGATGCGCTTGTGATCGAAGAAGAAGACAAGGAGACAATGATTATCAAGAAAGGGAAAACCATTTATGATTATATTGGATCTCTGCCTAATCTGGGAATAAGCATTGAAAAGATACGAGAGAAGGCAATAAAGGAGGCAATGAAAGATGAATAA
- a CDS encoding PIN domain-containing protein produces the protein MNKAFIDTSVILRLLVKDDECKIKSSLELIKNADERAGALYILPVAVLEIVWVLEKVYKYTRKNIRELVEAILNTPGIKTENEQVFRDALLTYETKNIKFADAVMGYWGLEKGFTTVYTYDKKDFKRIEGLKVKSP, from the coding sequence ATGAATAAGGCTTTTATTGACACAAGCGTAATCTTACGATTATTGGTTAAGGACGACGAATGTAAAATAAAATCCTCCCTTGAGCTTATTAAAAATGCAGATGAACGAGCAGGGGCTCTTTATATTTTGCCGGTGGCGGTACTTGAAATTGTGTGGGTACTAGAAAAGGTATACAAGTATACCAGAAAAAATATAAGGGAATTAGTAGAAGCTATTCTTAATACCCCGGGGATAAAAACCGAAAATGAGCAGGTATTTAGAGATGCCCTTTTAACTTATGAAACAAAAAATATAAAATTTGCTGATGCAGTAATGGGATACTGGGGATTGGAGAAAGGATTTACTACTGTCTATACTTATGACAAAAAAGATTTTAAGAGGATCGAAGGGCTCAAGGTAAAGAGTCCTTAA
- a CDS encoding helix-turn-helix domain-containing protein: MCPVRYYQIMRNCKDKRAHRYQMIQYALKHGCKPAARTYNTSSGVVRKWITRLTEEGYFGLADRSRRPHTSPRETPPEIKQQAIKLKKKYKRLGAEQIKALEDINLSPKTMRKIWREANVHSRRRIKKYKTKNNLREVKKQYALFERACEDTKDLNDIPEYWTQMTQLKLPRVQYTYREVSCGIQFLGFADERSLTHSTIFANYINYWLRKFNVLPANSIRQTDNGSEYCGSWQSKSPSAYTLKPKVRNVQYYMVAVTPVVASCYHQYNLICRCFPDEIFPQNIAYNTCI, from the coding sequence ATGTGCCCAGTGCGATACTATCAAATTATGAGAAATTGTAAAGACAAAAGGGCTCACCGTTACCAGATGATCCAATACGCCTTAAAGCATGGCTGTAAGCCTGCTGCCAGGACATATAATACCAGTTCTGGTGTTGTGCGTAAGTGGATAACACGTCTTACTGAAGAGGGTTATTTTGGTCTGGCGGACCGTTCGAGAAGACCTCATACTTCTCCAAGGGAAACACCGCCTGAAATTAAACAGCAGGCTATTAAATTAAAGAAGAAATACAAACGGCTGGGGGCTGAACAAATAAAAGCGTTGGAAGATATCAATTTGTCTCCTAAAACTATGCGTAAGATTTGGCGGGAAGCTAACGTGCATTCAAGAAGAAGGATTAAGAAGTATAAGACCAAGAACAACCTTCGCGAAGTTAAGAAACAATATGCTTTGTTTGAACGCGCTTGTGAAGATACTAAAGATTTAAACGATATCCCTGAATACTGGACCCAAATGACTCAGCTTAAACTGCCTAGAGTTCAGTACACTTACAGAGAAGTAAGCTGTGGCATCCAATTTTTAGGCTTTGCCGACGAAAGAAGCTTAACCCATTCCACCATATTCGCTAACTACATAAACTACTGGTTACGTAAATTTAACGTATTGCCTGCTAATTCCATAAGACAAACGGACAATGGGTCAGAGTACTGCGGCAGCTGGCAGTCCAAATCTCCTTCTGCTTACACATTAAAGCCCAAAGTAAGGAACGTGCAATATTACATGGTTGCTGTAACCCCCGTGGTTGCAAGCTGTTACCACCAATACAATCTTATTTGTCGCTGTTTTCCCGATGAAATATTCCCCCAAAATATAGCGTATAATACCTGCATATAA